One genomic window of [Clostridium] scindens ATCC 35704 includes the following:
- a CDS encoding serine/threonine protein kinase, giving the protein MGNLKAEYLEQTYIDLAPLKDAEDCRTYLTRSQVDGSLAVRKEICALQYPLYQQLIDFSHPSLARVLETYTKDGRYFVLEEYVSGSTIGSYLKRGYHFQEHEILSFISQLCSALSFLHAHNIIHRDVTPENLLISTDNVLKLIDFGISRSKKEGQSQDTTILGTVGYAAPEQFGFGQTDERTDIYATGVLLNVLLTGSLPKDDLPFDPRYRQIVLKCTSISPADRYSSVSELKSQIMAIKPTRIYQAEIVEPSGKAPRKDSLIRRFFRHVPGFRTGNPGKMIVAIIGYFLMLLFVVVNGTRPLEPGDIRSEYWTINYFFVGVWAAYVNLGNYCGHIEAYDKVGPLTRLLLRTAVALAVFLTTGLLLYFENYCLK; this is encoded by the coding sequence ATGGGGAATCTGAAAGCCGAATATCTGGAACAAACCTATATTGACCTTGCGCCTCTTAAGGATGCCGAAGACTGCCGCACCTATCTGACGCGCAGCCAGGTTGACGGAAGCCTGGCAGTACGCAAGGAAATCTGCGCCCTTCAGTACCCATTGTACCAGCAGTTAATCGACTTTTCCCATCCCAGTCTGGCAAGGGTGCTGGAGACTTATACCAAGGATGGAAGATACTTTGTACTGGAAGAATATGTCAGCGGGTCTACCATAGGCTCCTACTTAAAAAGAGGGTATCATTTTCAGGAACATGAAATCTTAAGCTTCATATCCCAGCTGTGCTCTGCCCTCTCCTTCCTTCATGCCCATAACATCATCCACCGGGATGTCACGCCGGAGAACCTGCTGATCTCCACGGACAATGTGCTCAAATTGATCGACTTTGGAATATCCCGAAGCAAAAAGGAGGGCCAGAGCCAGGATACCACTATCCTTGGCACGGTCGGATACGCGGCTCCGGAGCAGTTTGGCTTCGGGCAGACGGATGAGCGAACCGATATCTATGCCACAGGCGTCCTGCTTAACGTCCTGCTGACCGGCAGCCTTCCCAAGGATGATCTGCCTTTCGATCCTCGTTACCGCCAGATCGTCTTAAAGTGTACCAGCATATCCCCTGCGGACCGTTATTCCTCCGTATCCGAATTAAAGAGCCAGATCATGGCCATAAAGCCAACGCGGATATACCAGGCGGAAATCGTAGAGCCGTCGGGGAAAGCGCCGCGAAAAGACTCTCTGATCCGCCGCTTTTTCCGCCATGTACCGGGATTTCGTACCGGCAATCCGGGAAAGATGATCGTGGCCATCATCGGCTACTTCCTGATGCTCCTCTTCGTTGTCGTGAATGGCACCCGTCCTCTGGAGCCAGGAGATATCCGCTCAGAGTATTGGACCATCAATTATTTCTTTGTCGGCGTCTGGGCGGCATACGTGAACCTGGGCAATTACTGCGGCCACATAGAAGCCTATGATAAGGTAGGGCCTCTCACCAGGCTTCTGCTGCGGACGGCCGTCGCCCTGGCAGTCTTCCTTACCACCGGCCTTCTCCTTTATTTTGAAAACTATTGCCTGAAATAA
- a CDS encoding helix-turn-helix domain-containing protein: MDYIALGRRIKEERLKLNMTQERLAEEVNLSTSYIGQIERGERKLTLDSLINITNCLGVTVDYLLQESIIQDQVPYKDIWTGLLSEATPKEQELVVNLTKLLLSYNDK, from the coding sequence ATGGATTATATTGCCCTAGGAAGAAGAATAAAAGAAGAACGTTTAAAATTGAATATGACCCAGGAACGGTTGGCCGAAGAGGTGAATCTTTCCACGTCTTATATCGGACAGATTGAAAGAGGAGAACGGAAACTGACGCTGGACAGCCTGATTAATATTACAAACTGCCTGGGCGTTACGGTAGACTATCTTCTTCAGGAATCTATCATCCAGGACCAGGTGCCTTACAAAGACATATGGACCGGCCTTTTGTCAGAAGCCACCCCCAAAGAGCAGGAACTTGTGGTCAATCTGACGAAGCTTCTATTAAGTTATAATGATAAATAG
- a CDS encoding DUF5067 domain-containing protein, which produces MKKRLLTVLLVASMCLCLTACGGSSDDKKDNKKTEDTDAKKDDKKDDKKDEEPDDGIINFDGKDYNVTYSRHEVGTDYEGNPCLFYYYNFTNNKSEASSVMAVAMIKAFQNGVQCDSAYILEENEAINNYMKEIQPGTSLEICQTFKLADMSEVTIEASDFVSFDDKKDTQIITLQ; this is translated from the coding sequence ATGAAAAAGAGATTGTTAACCGTATTGCTTGTAGCATCCATGTGCCTGTGCCTGACCGCCTGCGGCGGGTCTTCCGACGATAAGAAGGATAACAAGAAGACAGAGGATACGGATGCCAAGAAAGATGACAAGAAAGATGACAAAAAGGATGAAGAGCCTGATGACGGAATCATCAACTTCGATGGCAAGGATTATAATGTGACTTACTCAAGGCACGAGGTGGGCACCGACTATGAAGGCAACCCCTGCCTGTTCTACTACTACAACTTCACCAACAATAAGAGCGAGGCTTCCAGCGTGATGGCCGTGGCTATGATCAAGGCTTTCCAGAACGGCGTTCAGTGTGACAGCGCATACATCCTGGAAGAGAATGAGGCGATCAACAATTATATGAAGGAGATACAGCCAGGCACATCCCTGGAAATCTGCCAGACCTTCAAACTGGCTGATATGTCTGAAGTAACGATAGAAGCATCTGACTTTGTTTCCTTTGACGACAAGAAGGACACCCAGATCATCACCCTTCAATAA
- the cls gene encoding cardiolipin synthase: MSKNEAPGTAKKGFFRIVFSRTGIILLLILLQAGVFLGMAFYLEEYMTYIYGILTILGVIVLIYIINSEGNPAFKMTWMLCVLAFPVIGTLFYIYVKMQFGTRFMKDRLGKLKLETAPYMQQDQDVVDAIWASKSANAQLSYYLSHQLGFPTYRNTQVKYFPLGEYKFQSMVEELKKARRFIFMEYFIVEEGHMWGAILDILKEKVREGVEVRFMYDGMCAISMLPYNYPEQIARYGIKCKMANSVKPFLSTTQNNRDHRKICVIDGKVGYTGGINLGDEYINQKVRFGHWKDTAIMLKGDAVQSLTMMFLEMWNVDERRAEGYGKYLTPRYPGLRRELGYVIPYADSPFDNENVGEEVYFHILNHAKKYVHIMTPYLILDNEMITTLTRVAKSGIEVIIIMPHIPDKWYAFAVAKTYYKELIEGGVQIYEYTPGFVHAKVFVSDDDTATVGTINLDYRSLYLHFECGAFIYNNSEVDKIERDFQQTLARCHKVTLIEVKNRSMLTKIAGQVMRLVAPLM, encoded by the coding sequence ATGAGTAAGAATGAAGCGCCGGGAACCGCCAAAAAAGGGTTCTTCCGCATCGTATTCAGCAGGACGGGGATCATCCTTTTGCTGATTCTTCTTCAGGCAGGAGTCTTTCTTGGAATGGCATTCTACCTGGAAGAATATATGACCTATATCTATGGGATTCTGACTATCTTGGGAGTCATCGTATTGATATACATCATCAACTCTGAAGGCAATCCGGCCTTTAAGATGACATGGATGCTGTGCGTGCTGGCTTTTCCCGTAATTGGAACCTTGTTCTACATATATGTCAAGATGCAGTTCGGAACCAGGTTTATGAAGGACCGCCTGGGCAAGCTGAAGCTGGAGACAGCGCCCTACATGCAGCAGGATCAGGATGTGGTGGACGCCATATGGGCTAGCAAGTCGGCCAATGCCCAGCTGTCCTACTATCTGTCGCATCAGCTGGGGTTCCCTACCTACCGCAATACGCAGGTAAAGTATTTCCCGCTTGGGGAGTATAAATTCCAATCGATGGTAGAAGAGCTTAAGAAGGCCCGAAGGTTTATCTTCATGGAATATTTTATTGTAGAAGAAGGCCATATGTGGGGGGCTATCCTGGACATTTTAAAGGAGAAGGTCCGGGAAGGGGTGGAAGTGAGGTTCATGTACGATGGGATGTGCGCCATCTCCATGCTGCCCTATAATTATCCGGAACAGATCGCGCGTTATGGCATCAAGTGCAAGATGGCAAACAGCGTTAAGCCCTTCTTGTCTACCACCCAGAACAACCGCGACCACAGGAAGATCTGCGTGATCGATGGCAAAGTAGGCTATACCGGCGGCATCAACCTGGGGGATGAATACATTAATCAGAAGGTCCGGTTCGGACACTGGAAAGACACCGCGATCATGCTGAAAGGGGACGCGGTACAGAGCCTGACCATGATGTTCCTGGAAATGTGGAACGTGGATGAACGGCGGGCAGAAGGATATGGAAAATACCTGACGCCCAGGTATCCGGGGTTAAGAAGAGAACTGGGCTATGTCATCCCGTATGCGGATAGCCCATTTGACAACGAGAATGTTGGGGAGGAAGTGTATTTCCATATCCTGAACCATGCGAAGAAGTATGTACATATTATGACGCCATACCTGATTTTGGATAATGAGATGATCACTACCCTCACCAGGGTGGCGAAAAGCGGAATCGAGGTCATTATCATCATGCCCCATATTCCGGATAAATGGTATGCATTCGCGGTTGCAAAGACCTATTATAAGGAATTGATCGAAGGCGGCGTCCAGATCTATGAGTACACGCCGGGCTTCGTCCATGCCAAGGTGTTTGTATCCGATGACGACACGGCCACCGTTGGCACGATCAATCTGGATTACCGGAGTCTGTATCTGCATTTTGAGTGCGGGGCATTTATCTATAATAATTCCGAAGTGGATAAGATTGAGCGGGATTTCCAGCAGACGCTGGCCCGATGCCATAAGGTGACGCTGATTGAAGTGAAGAACCGGAGCATGCTGACAAAGATAGCCGGACAGGTGATGAGGCTGGTTGCCCCGCTGATGTAA
- the pdxR gene encoding MocR-like pyridoxine biosynthesis transcription factor PdxR, with amino-acid sequence MNELTISLDTRSRIPLYEQIYDYIKTDIQSGRIPYGEKLPSTRFLSKHLEVSRSTVELAYEQLLSEGYIESVPYKGFFVAQIDELYHLKKDKPQPQRERKEARRYRYDFTPNGVDLKSFPYNVWRKLSKDILLDDRTELFRSGDSQGEYGFRSAICSYLYQARGVDCTPDQIIVGAGSDYILMLLGMILGMDHTIAFEDPTYKQAYRMAGGMSYNRIPVSMDKNGMKVTELEKSGADIAYVTPSHQYPTGVIMPIRRRMELLKWACEEQGRYIVEDDYDSEFRYKGKPIPALKGYDASDKVIYLGTFSKSIAPAIRLSYMVLPKPLLEAYEQKARFVNSTVSKVDQLIVQKFIEEGYYERHLNKTRALYKSRHDVLIEELRPMADICTISGENAGVHLLLTFQNGMAEEELIDRAARADIRVYGLSDYRIRENCEEKATILLGYANLTEDQIREAARLLRDCWIE; translated from the coding sequence ATGAATGAATTGACGATCAGCCTGGATACCCGTTCCAGGATCCCCCTGTACGAACAGATCTATGATTATATTAAGACGGATATCCAGAGCGGAAGGATTCCTTATGGAGAGAAGCTGCCGTCCACCAGATTCCTGTCGAAGCACTTGGAGGTAAGCAGGAGCACGGTAGAACTGGCCTATGAGCAGCTTCTGTCGGAGGGATATATCGAGTCTGTTCCTTATAAGGGATTTTTTGTGGCCCAGATTGACGAACTGTATCATCTGAAGAAGGATAAGCCGCAGCCCCAGAGGGAAAGGAAGGAAGCCCGCAGATACCGCTATGATTTTACGCCCAATGGCGTGGATTTGAAAAGTTTTCCCTATAATGTGTGGAGGAAGCTGTCAAAGGATATCCTGTTGGATGACCGGACGGAATTATTCCGGTCCGGTGATTCCCAGGGCGAGTACGGCTTCCGCAGCGCCATCTGCAGTTACCTCTATCAGGCAAGGGGAGTGGATTGTACGCCGGATCAGATCATTGTAGGGGCAGGAAGCGATTATATTCTGATGCTGCTGGGAATGATTCTGGGAATGGACCATACCATTGCATTCGAAGATCCTACTTATAAGCAGGCCTACCGGATGGCAGGGGGCATGTCTTATAACCGCATACCGGTTTCCATGGACAAGAATGGGATGAAGGTGACAGAACTTGAAAAGTCAGGCGCCGACATTGCCTATGTGACGCCTTCCCATCAGTATCCTACTGGAGTTATCATGCCCATCCGCCGCCGGATGGAATTGCTTAAGTGGGCCTGCGAGGAACAGGGAAGGTATATCGTGGAAGATGACTATGACAGCGAGTTCCGGTACAAAGGAAAGCCGATTCCTGCCCTCAAAGGTTATGATGCCAGCGATAAAGTCATATACCTGGGCACATTTTCCAAATCCATTGCCCCGGCGATCCGTCTTAGCTATATGGTCCTGCCCAAGCCATTACTGGAGGCATATGAGCAGAAGGCCAGGTTTGTCAATTCTACCGTTTCCAAAGTAGATCAGCTGATCGTGCAGAAGTTCATTGAAGAAGGGTATTATGAAAGGCATCTGAACAAGACAAGAGCGCTTTATAAAAGCAGGCATGATGTCTTGATCGAAGAACTGCGTCCAATGGCAGATATCTGTACCATATCAGGGGAGAATGCCGGCGTGCATCTGCTTCTTACCTTTCAAAACGGGATGGCCGAGGAGGAACTGATTGACCGGGCGGCACGAGCGGATATCCGCGTATATGGACTGTCCGATTACCGGATCAGGGAGAACTGCGAGGAGAAGGCAACCATACTGCTTGGGTATGCCAACCTTACGGAAGATCAGATCAGAGAAGCGGCAAGGCTCCTTAGAGACTGCTGGATCGAATAG
- a CDS encoding glutamine--tRNA ligase/YqeY domain fusion protein: protein MQEETVSKNFIEQEIDKDLAEGVYTQVCTRFPPEPNGYLHIGHAKSILLNYGLAKKYNGTFHLRFDDTNPTKEDMEFVESIKEDVKWLGADWKDHLYFASDYFDMMYQCAIKLIKKGKAYVCDLSAEEIRAYRGTLTEPGKNSPYRDRSVEENLQLFEEMKEGLCQDGKRVLRARIDMASPNINMRDPVIYRVAHMSHHNTGDKWCIYPMYDFAHPIEDAMEKITHSICTLEFEDHRPLYDWVVRECEFDPAPRQIEFSKLYLTNVVTGKRYIKKLVQDGIVDGWDDPRLVSIAALRRRGFTPESIKMFVDMCGVSKSQSSVDYAMLEYCIREDLKLKKPRMMAVLDPIKLVIDNYPEGEVEYLEVDNNMENPELGMRKVPFCRELYIEREDFMIEPPKKYFRLFPGNEVRLMHAYFVKCEGYETDENGNVTVVHATYDPETKCGSGFTGRKVKGTIHWVAAPYAKQAQVRLYENLIDEEKGVYNKEDGSLNLNPDSLKILNNCYVEDSFADAGACDSFQFVRNGYFCIDSKDSAPDALVFNRIVSLKSSFKLPK from the coding sequence ATGCAAGAAGAAACAGTTTCCAAAAATTTTATCGAGCAGGAAATAGATAAGGATCTGGCAGAAGGAGTCTATACGCAAGTATGCACCAGATTCCCGCCGGAGCCTAACGGATACCTTCACATCGGACATGCCAAGTCTATTCTTTTGAACTATGGGCTCGCAAAGAAATATAATGGAACCTTCCATTTAAGATTTGACGATACGAACCCGACCAAAGAAGATATGGAGTTTGTAGAGTCGATCAAGGAAGATGTGAAATGGCTTGGGGCAGACTGGAAGGATCACCTGTACTTTGCATCCGACTATTTCGATATGATGTATCAATGCGCCATAAAACTGATCAAGAAGGGAAAGGCCTATGTCTGCGACTTGAGCGCGGAAGAAATCCGCGCCTATCGGGGGACCCTGACGGAGCCTGGAAAGAACAGCCCATACAGGGACCGGTCCGTAGAAGAGAACCTGCAGTTGTTTGAAGAGATGAAAGAAGGCCTGTGCCAGGACGGCAAGAGGGTGCTTCGGGCCAGGATAGATATGGCATCTCCGAATATTAATATGAGAGATCCCGTCATCTACCGGGTTGCCCATATGTCCCACCACAATACAGGGGATAAATGGTGCATCTATCCGATGTACGACTTTGCCCATCCAATTGAGGACGCGATGGAGAAGATCACCCATTCCATCTGCACTCTGGAATTCGAGGATCACAGGCCTCTGTACGACTGGGTAGTCAGGGAATGCGAGTTTGATCCGGCGCCTAGGCAGATCGAGTTTTCAAAACTGTATCTGACCAATGTGGTGACCGGAAAGCGCTACATTAAGAAACTGGTGCAGGATGGCATCGTAGATGGCTGGGACGATCCCAGGCTTGTATCCATCGCGGCTTTAAGGCGGCGGGGATTTACGCCGGAATCCATCAAGATGTTCGTGGATATGTGCGGCGTATCCAAAAGCCAGAGTTCCGTGGATTATGCCATGCTTGAATACTGCATCCGGGAGGACCTGAAGCTGAAGAAGCCCCGAATGATGGCCGTTCTTGACCCCATCAAACTGGTGATTGATAATTACCCGGAAGGGGAAGTGGAGTATCTGGAAGTGGACAACAATATGGAGAATCCGGAACTTGGAATGCGCAAGGTTCCCTTCTGCCGTGAACTGTATATTGAGCGGGAGGATTTCATGATCGAGCCTCCGAAGAAGTATTTCCGCCTCTTCCCCGGCAACGAAGTGCGTCTGATGCATGCATATTTTGTCAAATGCGAAGGATATGAGACGGATGAAAATGGCAACGTGACGGTCGTCCATGCAACCTACGATCCAGAGACTAAATGCGGATCCGGATTTACCGGACGGAAGGTAAAGGGCACGATCCACTGGGTGGCCGCGCCTTATGCAAAGCAGGCTCAAGTAAGGCTGTATGAGAACCTGATCGATGAGGAGAAGGGCGTATATAACAAGGAGGATGGATCTTTGAACCTGAATCCGGATTCCCTGAAGATTCTCAATAATTGCTATGTAGAGGACAGTTTCGCGGATGCCGGGGCCTGTGACAGCTTCCAGTTCGTGAGAAACGGCTACTTCTGCATCGATTCCAAGGACTCCGCACCAGATGCGCTGGTATTCAACCGAATCGTATCTCTGAAGAGTTCCTTTAAACTGCCGAAATAA
- a CDS encoding NUDIX domain-containing protein, which translates to MRENLEDTAMRELEEETGVKGVVMEQIANYGDYERVRRKP; encoded by the coding sequence TTGCGGGAGAATCTGGAAGATACGGCCATGCGAGAATTAGAAGAAGAGACCGGCGTAAAGGGTGTTGTCATGGAGCAGATTGCCAATTACGGGGATTATGAACGGGTGCGGCGTAAGCCTTGA
- a CDS encoding sigma-70 family RNA polymerase sigma factor, whose amino-acid sequence MAKFEQMTDEQLICRLRDGDKTVIDYVMEKYKNLVRKEANAMYLLGGENDDLIQEGMIGLFKAVQDYDVRQETSFYSFAKLCITRQMYSAIEASKRKKHSPLNTYISLYEKNDEKVSLIETMEAGGESNPEELLVSREYAMLLESKLEENLSALENRVLYLHLLGTDYKTIAKLLDKSPKTIDNALQRIKNKTEKILEKELEK is encoded by the coding sequence ATGGCTAAATTCGAGCAGATGACGGACGAGCAGTTGATTTGCAGGCTCCGTGACGGGGACAAGACCGTGATCGACTATGTCATGGAAAAATATAAGAACCTGGTACGGAAAGAAGCGAACGCCATGTACCTGCTGGGCGGAGAGAATGACGACCTGATCCAGGAGGGCATGATCGGCCTTTTTAAGGCTGTGCAGGATTATGATGTGCGACAGGAGACGTCGTTTTACAGTTTTGCAAAACTCTGCATTACCCGTCAGATGTATTCGGCCATCGAGGCATCTAAGCGGAAAAAGCACAGTCCTTTGAACACTTATATCTCTCTCTATGAGAAGAATGATGAGAAGGTATCCTTGATTGAGACCATGGAAGCAGGAGGCGAGAGCAACCCGGAGGAACTGTTGGTCAGCAGGGAATATGCCATGCTGCTGGAAAGCAAGCTGGAAGAGAATCTCAGCGCCCTGGAGAACCGGGTGCTGTACCTGCATCTTCTGGGTACCGATTATAAGACAATTGCAAAACTCCTGGACAAGAGCCCCAAGACGATTGACAATGCGCTCCAGCGGATTAAGAACAAGACGGAGAAGATACTGGAAAAGGAACTGGAAAAATAA
- the rlmB gene encoding 23S rRNA (guanosine(2251)-2'-O)-methyltransferase RlmB, giving the protein MKEDKQINENIIEGRNAVLEAFRSGKPIDKLFVLDGCQDGPIRTIVREAKKHDTILQFVTKERLSQISETGRHQGVIAYAAAYEYADVEDMLKLAESKGEDPFLILLDNIEDPHNLGAIIRTANLAGAHGVIIPKRRAVGLTATVAKTSAGALNYTPVAKVTNLAKTMESLKEKGLWFVCADMGGEEMYDLNLTGPIGLIIGNEGEGVSRLVKETCDFTARIPMNGDIDSLNASVAAGVLAYEIVRQRRK; this is encoded by the coding sequence ATGAAAGAAGACAAGCAAATAAATGAAAATATCATAGAAGGGCGCAATGCGGTGTTGGAGGCATTCCGCTCCGGCAAGCCCATTGACAAACTCTTTGTGCTGGATGGATGCCAGGACGGGCCGATCAGGACGATTGTCCGGGAAGCCAAAAAGCATGATACCATACTTCAGTTCGTCACCAAAGAAAGGCTGTCCCAGATATCCGAGACAGGAAGACATCAGGGAGTTATCGCCTATGCGGCGGCCTACGAGTACGCGGATGTGGAGGATATGCTTAAATTAGCAGAAAGCAAGGGGGAGGATCCGTTTCTGATCCTGCTGGACAATATCGAGGACCCTCATAATCTGGGCGCTATCATCCGTACGGCTAATCTGGCAGGCGCCCATGGAGTCATCATTCCGAAGCGCCGTGCGGTCGGGCTTACAGCCACGGTGGCAAAGACAAGCGCAGGCGCGCTTAACTATACGCCGGTGGCCAAGGTGACCAATCTGGCCAAGACGATGGAATCCCTGAAGGAAAAGGGGCTATGGTTTGTCTGCGCGGATATGGGCGGGGAGGAAATGTACGATCTGAACCTGACCGGCCCCATCGGCCTGATAATAGGCAATGAGGGCGAGGGCGTCAGCCGCCTAGTGAAGGAAACCTGCGACTTCACCGCCCGTATTCCGATGAATGGGGACATCGACTCCCTGAACGCATCGGTGGCGGCAGGCGTACTGGCCTATGAGATCGTCAGACAGAGAAGAAAGTAG
- a CDS encoding Mini-ribonuclease 3, with product MEKSVKWEFDTYMQELFQMKEVDIKEYSPLTLAYIGDSIYDLIIKSLVVNEGNRQVQKLHKETSMRVQASAQSKMMRAIQEHLTEEEHAVFKRGRNAKSVSPAKNQSITDYRRATGFEALMGYLYLKKEWKRMLELVKIGLESMDECI from the coding sequence ATGGAAAAAAGCGTAAAGTGGGAGTTTGACACTTATATGCAGGAACTGTTCCAGATGAAAGAGGTGGATATTAAGGAATATTCACCTCTTACTTTAGCATATATCGGGGATAGCATCTATGACCTGATCATCAAGTCGCTGGTAGTCAATGAAGGTAACAGGCAGGTACAGAAACTTCACAAGGAGACCAGCATGAGGGTTCAGGCATCCGCCCAGTCTAAGATGATGCGCGCCATTCAGGAGCATCTGACGGAAGAGGAGCATGCGGTCTTTAAAAGGGGAAGAAACGCCAAAAGCGTGTCGCCGGCCAAGAACCAGTCCATCACAGATTACCGGAGGGCTACCGGCTTTGAGGCGCTGATGGGGTATCTATATTTGAAAAAAGAGTGGAAAAGAATGCTGGAACTGGTTAAAATAGGATTAGAGAGCATGGATGAATGTATATAA
- the cysS gene encoding cysteine--tRNA ligase codes for MKLYNTLSKQKEEFVPLEEGKVKMYVCGPTVYNFIHIGNARPMIVFDTVRRYFEYKGYDVNYVSNFTDVDDKIIKRAIEEGVSSDEISKRYIAECKKDMDGMNIKPATKNPMATEEICGMVDMIQTLIDKGYAYEKNGTVYYRTRKFEEYGKLSHKNLDDLRSGERSLLVTGEDEKEDPLDFVLWKPKKEGEPAWESPWSDGRPGWHIECSEMSKKYLGEQIDIHAGGEDLVFPHHENEIAQSEAANGKEFAKYWMHNAFLNIDNRKMSKSLGNFRTVREISQQYDLQILRFFMLSAHYRSPLNFSADLMEASKSGLERIVNAADNLKFLLGNAKSESMTQEEEAAFAKTAEYVQEFERAMDDDFNTADAIASVFDLVKYINTTADADKSKEFLQNLFDLLVKLTDVLGLIVDKKEEMLAEDIEKMIEERQAARKAKDFARADAIRDELLAKGIVLEDTREGVKWKKA; via the coding sequence ATGAAGCTGTATAACACGCTGTCCAAGCAGAAGGAAGAATTCGTGCCTTTGGAGGAAGGAAAGGTAAAGATGTACGTATGCGGGCCTACCGTATATAACTTCATTCACATCGGAAATGCAAGGCCCATGATCGTATTTGATACGGTGAGGAGATATTTTGAATACAAAGGCTACGATGTAAATTATGTTTCCAACTTTACGGATGTAGATGACAAGATTATCAAAAGGGCGATCGAAGAAGGGGTATCTTCCGACGAGATTTCCAAGCGTTATATCGCGGAATGCAAGAAGGATATGGATGGCATGAATATTAAACCGGCCACCAAGAATCCCATGGCTACGGAAGAGATCTGCGGCATGGTTGACATGATCCAGACCTTGATTGACAAAGGATATGCCTATGAGAAGAACGGCACCGTATACTATCGCACCAGGAAATTTGAAGAATATGGCAAACTGTCCCACAAGAATCTGGATGACCTGCGTTCGGGAGAGCGTTCCCTTCTGGTAACAGGCGAGGATGAGAAGGAAGATCCATTGGACTTCGTATTGTGGAAGCCAAAGAAGGAAGGGGAGCCTGCATGGGAGTCTCCATGGAGCGATGGCCGTCCGGGATGGCACATCGAGTGCTCGGAGATGTCCAAGAAATACCTTGGCGAGCAGATTGATATCCACGCAGGCGGGGAAGACCTGGTATTCCCTCACCATGAAAACGAGATCGCCCAGAGCGAGGCTGCTAATGGCAAGGAATTCGCGAAATACTGGATGCATAACGCATTCCTGAATATAGACAACCGCAAGATGAGCAAATCACTGGGCAACTTCCGCACCGTGCGGGAGATCAGCCAGCAGTATGATCTTCAGATCCTGAGATTCTTCATGCTGAGCGCCCATTACAGAAGCCCGCTGAATTTCAGCGCTGATCTGATGGAAGCGTCCAAGAGCGGCCTGGAGCGGATCGTCAATGCTGCTGACAACCTGAAGTTTCTACTTGGAAATGCCAAGTCAGAGTCTATGACGCAGGAAGAAGAAGCGGCATTTGCAAAGACGGCGGAATATGTGCAGGAATTTGAACGGGCAATGGATGATGATTTTAACACGGCAGATGCCATCGCGTCCGTGTTCGACCTGGTCAAATATATTAATACGACGGCGGATGCCGATAAGTCCAAGGAGTTCCTTCAGAACCTCTTCGATCTTCTGGTGAAGCTGACAGACGTGCTGGGATTGATCGTGGATAAGAAGGAAGAAATGCTGGCCGAGGATATCGAGAAGATGATAGAAGAGCGCCAGGCAGCCCGCAAGGCAAAGGATTTTGCAAGGGCAGACGCGATCAGGGATGAATTGCTGGCAAAAGGCATTGTGCTGGAAGACACAAGAGAAGGGGTAAAATGGAAAAAAGCGTAA